In one window of Candidatus Neomarinimicrobiota bacterium DNA:
- a CDS encoding SDR family oxidoreductase, which yields MSSSFDLSGKVALITGGSRGIGFAMAEKFLEHGANLIIASRTQKDLDEAAESLSKNGGNVLAVSVHTGDEKSIQSMVERAVEKFGGIDIVVNNAATNPHYGPLFTSDDTQWDKIWDVNVKGYYKVAKACVPSMTERGGGKIINITSIAGKHALPGMGIYCISKSAVIMLTKVLGQELAKSNIQANAIAPGFIKTKFSSALWMDEKANESVLKGIPQRRMAEPEEISGIALYLASDASSFATGEVFTIDGGQTI from the coding sequence ATGTCATCTTCTTTTGACTTGAGCGGTAAAGTAGCCCTTATCACCGGAGGCTCCCGGGGAATTGGCTTTGCCATGGCAGAAAAATTTTTAGAGCATGGTGCAAATCTCATCATCGCAAGCCGTACCCAAAAAGATCTGGATGAAGCGGCCGAATCACTGTCTAAAAATGGCGGAAATGTATTGGCGGTTTCAGTTCACACCGGGGATGAAAAATCCATCCAATCTATGGTGGAACGAGCTGTAGAAAAATTTGGCGGCATCGATATTGTGGTGAATAATGCTGCCACCAATCCTCACTACGGTCCCTTGTTTACTTCTGATGATACCCAATGGGATAAAATATGGGATGTAAATGTGAAGGGTTATTATAAAGTTGCTAAGGCCTGCGTCCCCTCCATGACTGAACGGGGCGGCGGAAAAATTATCAATATTACTTCCATCGCCGGGAAACATGCTCTTCCTGGAATGGGTATTTATTGCATCAGTAAAAGTGCCGTCATTATGCTTACTAAAGTTCTTGGGCAGGAGTTGGCCAAAAGCAATATCCAAGCGAATGCCATTGCGCCGGGCTTTATTAAAACCAAATTTAGTTCTGCCCTGTGGATGGATGAAAAAGCAAATGAATCTGTTCTCAAAGGAATCCCCCAAAGACGGATGGCCGAGCCAGAAGAGATTTCCGGCATTGCCCTTTACCTCGCTTCAGACGCATCTTCATTTGCCACGGGAGAAGTATTTACAATTGATGGCGGCCAAACTATTTAA